Proteins encoded by one window of Deinococcus radiodurans R1 = ATCC 13939 = DSM 20539:
- a CDS encoding YifB family Mg chelatase-like AAA ATPase — protein sequence MLARARSVALIGVDAVPVEVEVDVSPGLPAFTVVGLPDQAVSEARERVRAAVRNSGLPFPAARITVNLAPADLRKEGPLYDLPIALGLLAAQELLPQEALEETIVAGELALDGSLRPIAGAVNLALLAAGHDLEALLPAGNAQEAALIEDVSVFGAATLREAVAHLSGAARLPLTQPETPEDDAALFPDLGDLKGQTAARRALEVALAGGHNLLMVGSPGSGKTMLARRAPGLLPPLTRAEALEVTRIHSAAGLLTSRGKFSRHAPFRAPHHTVSDAGLIGGGSIPKPGEVSLAHRGLLFLDEFPEFSRKALETLRQPLEDGRVTISRARATVEYPARFQLLAAMNPCPCGHYGDPEKPCTCTPNERTRYAARLSGPLLDRLDLIVKVPRLTVDELTRAPEPETSAPVRERIAAARERMLARQGGRNSDLAGQALREHAPLAAGPLAFAQAAARQLGLTGRGYDRVLRLARTVADLAGSDEIREAHLAEAVTYRPRELA from the coding sequence ATGCTCGCCCGCGCCCGCAGTGTGGCCCTGATCGGCGTGGACGCCGTGCCGGTGGAAGTCGAGGTGGACGTGTCGCCGGGGCTGCCGGCGTTTACAGTGGTCGGCTTGCCCGATCAGGCCGTCAGCGAGGCACGCGAACGGGTGCGGGCCGCCGTGCGGAACTCGGGACTGCCTTTTCCAGCGGCTAGAATTACGGTGAACCTCGCGCCCGCCGACTTGCGCAAAGAAGGCCCGCTGTACGACCTACCGATTGCGCTGGGGTTGCTCGCCGCGCAGGAACTGCTGCCGCAGGAAGCGCTGGAAGAAACGATTGTGGCCGGGGAACTCGCGCTGGACGGCAGCCTCCGACCCATCGCGGGAGCAGTCAATCTGGCGCTGCTGGCGGCGGGGCATGACCTCGAAGCCCTGCTGCCGGCGGGCAATGCGCAGGAGGCGGCACTCATCGAGGACGTGAGCGTGTTCGGCGCGGCCACCCTGCGCGAGGCGGTGGCGCATCTCAGCGGGGCGGCGCGGCTGCCGCTGACGCAGCCCGAAACGCCCGAGGACGACGCGGCGCTTTTTCCTGACCTCGGCGACCTCAAGGGCCAGACGGCGGCGCGGCGGGCGCTCGAAGTCGCGCTGGCGGGCGGGCACAACCTGCTCATGGTCGGCTCGCCCGGCTCCGGCAAGACCATGCTGGCGCGGCGGGCTCCGGGCCTATTACCTCCGCTGACCCGTGCCGAGGCGTTGGAAGTCACCCGGATTCACTCGGCGGCGGGGCTGCTGACCAGCCGGGGCAAGTTCAGCCGCCACGCGCCGTTCCGGGCGCCGCACCACACGGTGTCGGACGCGGGGCTAATCGGCGGGGGCAGCATTCCCAAGCCGGGGGAAGTGTCGCTGGCTCACCGGGGCCTGCTCTTTCTCGACGAGTTTCCCGAATTTTCGCGCAAGGCGCTGGAGACGCTGCGGCAGCCGCTGGAAGATGGCCGGGTGACCATCAGCCGGGCGCGGGCGACGGTGGAGTATCCCGCCCGTTTTCAACTGCTGGCGGCCATGAACCCGTGTCCCTGTGGGCACTACGGCGACCCGGAAAAGCCCTGCACCTGCACGCCGAACGAGAGAACCCGCTACGCCGCCCGGCTGAGTGGCCCGCTGCTCGACCGCCTCGACCTGATCGTGAAGGTGCCCCGCCTGACGGTGGACGAGCTGACCCGCGCCCCGGAGCCGGAGACCTCCGCGCCGGTGCGGGAGCGCATTGCCGCCGCGCGTGAGCGAATGCTGGCGCGGCAGGGGGGCCGCAACAGCGACCTCGCCGGGCAGGCGCTGCGCGAACATGCGCCGCTGGCCGCCGGGCCGCTCGCCTTCGCGCAGGCCGCCGCCCGGCAACTGGGCCTCACCGGGCGCGGCTACGACCGGGTGCTGCGGTTGGCGCGCACGGTGGCCGACCTCGCGGGCAGTGACGAGATTCGGGAAGCACACCTTGCCGAAGCGGTGACGTACCGGCCACGGGAACTGGCGTAA
- a CDS encoding GNAT family N-acetyltransferase — protein MSSGTSIGREAQGPLSRVAYGRGAVALLNWCMETPLPHLPGVDFRPAAPDDLPQLAALLNAAHPQSPTTPEDIRRLDALRQPGEAFGRTLALRGGELVGLAETAVPRSENYPGWFLVEVAVQPGEWDGPLPATLLWHAEAFALAHGGHTLLTRVKESWPEKRLYEAHGYAEHDRLWNSVLDLRTLDFGLFPAPERTAAAAGVTIRTLSELGGLDTEAQQRKLYALFHALLSDVPSATPIKVWPFELWQQRYVPHLKHPEGVFLAVTPDDKWAGLTELHTPRAAQPQMLQNGLTGVRREWRGRGLGLALKLVAARAGLERGFTHARTNNHSVNRPMLGINETLGFMRDEATVTLKREAPPLTVQAPHNG, from the coding sequence GTGTCATCGGGGACGAGTATAGGCCGGGAAGCTCAGGGACCGCTCAGCCGGGTGGCGTATGGACGGGGCGCCGTGGCGCTGCTCAACTGGTGCATGGAGACGCCCCTTCCCCACCTGCCCGGCGTGGACTTCCGGCCCGCCGCGCCCGACGATTTGCCGCAACTCGCCGCACTTTTGAACGCGGCGCACCCGCAGTCGCCCACGACGCCCGAAGACATCCGGCGCCTGGATGCTCTGCGGCAGCCCGGCGAGGCGTTTGGGCGCACCCTGGCCCTGCGCGGCGGCGAACTCGTCGGCCTGGCGGAAACGGCGGTGCCACGCTCCGAGAACTACCCCGGCTGGTTTCTCGTCGAGGTGGCCGTGCAACCGGGAGAATGGGATGGCCCCCTGCCCGCCACGTTGCTGTGGCACGCCGAGGCGTTTGCCCTCGCGCACGGCGGCCACACGCTGCTGACGCGGGTGAAGGAAAGCTGGCCGGAGAAGAGGCTGTACGAGGCGCACGGGTACGCCGAGCATGACCGGCTGTGGAATAGTGTGCTGGACCTGCGGACGCTCGATTTCGGACTCTTCCCCGCGCCGGAAAGGACGGCAGCGGCGGCGGGCGTAACCATTCGCACCCTGAGTGAGCTGGGCGGGCTGGACACCGAAGCGCAGCAGCGCAAACTCTACGCGCTGTTTCACGCCCTGCTGAGCGACGTGCCGAGCGCCACGCCGATCAAAGTTTGGCCCTTCGAGCTCTGGCAACAGCGCTACGTGCCTCACCTGAAGCACCCCGAAGGCGTGTTCCTGGCCGTGACCCCGGACGATAAGTGGGCCGGCCTGACCGAGTTGCATACCCCACGCGCCGCGCAGCCGCAGATGCTGCAAAACGGCCTGACCGGGGTGCGCCGCGAGTGGCGGGGGCGCGGGCTGGGGCTGGCGCTCAAGCTGGTCGCCGCCCGCGCCGGGCTGGAACGGGGCTTTACCCACGCCCGCACCAATAATCACAGCGTGAACCGGCCCATGCTGGGTATCAACGAGACGCTGGGCTTCATGCGCGACGAAGCGACGGTGACGCTGAAACGCGAAGCTCCGCCGCTCACTGTTCAAGCACCGCACAACGGTTAA
- a CDS encoding M3 family metallopeptidase, producing MTQSTAQSSNPLLNIGFKIPFDQIRPEHAEPAVDELLAAARERVENLARSGERNFENFMADLDTLTEQLGTVNTIVHHLDSVVSSDEWKAATEAIIPKTTQFYTELSLHPGLWGALKAFGETDTAKGLDPVRARHLKLTTDEFRRGGADLPDDQKARLLEVNTKLAQTTNQFAKNVLDATAAYELYVPTERLGGVPQRVQDATRQDAQSKGQEDHRLTLHAPTLQPILTYADDRELRRELWEASGMLGQQEGRDNRPLIREILKLRREQAEILGFANFADYVLEDRMAKSGQGALNFERDLDAKTRPAYERENAELEAYYREKAGADAPALAPWDIAYWAEKQRQEKYDFDEEALRPYFALDNVLSGLFEICRRVFGITVKEAQAPGWHPEVKFYDIFDEAGTHIASFYTDWFPRDTKRGGAWMNAFITGGPKEGGVDPHLGLMCGNMTPPSSGGQGADAPALLSIREVETVFHEFGHLLHHAMSRVPVKSLSGTNVAWDFVELPSQIMENWVMEREALDLFARHYQTGEKLPDDLFQKLVKAQNYRAANFAMRQYSFGLTDLTLHVEYDPSGEEDPVAVARDVMARFYPTELPGNYAQVASFNHLFSSPVGYGAGYYSYKWAEVLDADAFSRFAKEGIFNRETGRAYVDSILSRGGSADPAALYREFMGRDPDADALLRRSGLL from the coding sequence ATGACACAATCCACTGCTCAGAGCAGCAACCCGCTGCTGAATATCGGTTTCAAGATTCCTTTCGACCAGATTCGCCCCGAGCACGCCGAACCTGCTGTAGACGAGTTGCTGGCAGCGGCACGGGAGCGCGTGGAAAACTTGGCCCGTTCCGGCGAACGCAACTTCGAGAACTTCATGGCCGACCTCGACACCCTCACCGAGCAGCTCGGCACCGTGAACACCATCGTGCACCATCTCGACAGCGTGGTCAGCAGCGACGAGTGGAAAGCCGCTACCGAGGCCATCATCCCCAAAACCACGCAGTTTTATACCGAACTCAGCCTGCATCCGGGGCTGTGGGGGGCGCTCAAGGCGTTTGGAGAGACGGACACCGCCAAGGGGCTCGACCCGGTGCGTGCCCGGCACCTCAAGCTGACCACCGACGAATTCCGCCGGGGCGGGGCCGACCTGCCCGACGACCAGAAGGCGCGGCTGCTGGAAGTGAACACCAAGCTCGCCCAGACGACCAACCAGTTTGCCAAGAACGTGCTGGACGCCACTGCCGCCTACGAACTGTACGTGCCCACGGAGCGCCTGGGGGGCGTGCCGCAGCGCGTGCAGGACGCGACCCGCCAGGACGCCCAGAGCAAAGGCCAGGAAGACCACCGCCTGACGCTGCACGCGCCCACGCTGCAACCCATCCTGACCTACGCCGACGACCGCGAACTGCGCCGCGAACTGTGGGAAGCGAGCGGAATGCTGGGGCAGCAGGAAGGCCGCGACAACCGCCCGCTGATCCGCGAGATTCTGAAGCTGCGGCGCGAGCAGGCCGAGATTCTGGGCTTCGCCAACTTTGCCGACTACGTGCTGGAAGACCGCATGGCGAAGTCGGGCCAGGGCGCCCTAAACTTCGAGCGCGACCTCGACGCCAAGACCCGCCCCGCCTACGAGCGCGAAAACGCCGAGCTGGAGGCGTACTACCGCGAGAAGGCCGGAGCCGACGCGCCCGCCCTGGCGCCCTGGGACATTGCATACTGGGCCGAGAAGCAGCGTCAGGAAAAGTACGACTTCGACGAGGAAGCCCTGCGGCCCTACTTCGCGCTCGACAACGTGCTCTCGGGCCTGTTCGAAATCTGCCGCCGCGTCTTCGGCATCACGGTGAAAGAAGCCCAGGCCCCCGGCTGGCACCCCGAAGTTAAGTTCTACGACATCTTCGACGAGGCGGGCACCCACATCGCCAGCTTCTACACCGACTGGTTCCCACGCGACACTAAGCGCGGCGGCGCGTGGATGAACGCCTTTATCACCGGCGGCCCGAAAGAAGGCGGCGTAGACCCCCACCTCGGCCTGATGTGCGGCAACATGACTCCGCCCAGTTCAGGAGGGCAGGGCGCTGATGCCCCCGCCCTGCTGAGCATCCGCGAGGTGGAAACGGTGTTCCACGAGTTCGGCCACCTGCTGCACCACGCCATGAGCCGCGTGCCGGTCAAGTCGCTCAGCGGCACCAACGTCGCCTGGGACTTCGTGGAGTTGCCCTCGCAAATTATGGAGAACTGGGTGATGGAGCGCGAGGCCCTCGACCTCTTTGCCCGGCACTACCAGACCGGCGAGAAACTGCCCGACGACCTGTTCCAGAAGCTGGTGAAGGCCCAGAACTACCGCGCCGCGAACTTCGCCATGCGCCAGTACTCCTTCGGCCTGACCGACCTGACGCTGCACGTCGAGTACGACCCCAGCGGCGAGGAAGACCCGGTGGCCGTGGCCCGCGACGTGATGGCCCGCTTTTACCCCACTGAGCTGCCAGGGAACTACGCGCAGGTCGCCAGCTTTAACCACCTGTTCAGCTCGCCGGTCGGCTACGGCGCGGGCTACTACTCCTACAAGTGGGCCGAAGTGCTGGACGCCGACGCCTTCTCGCGCTTCGCCAAGGAAGGCATCTTCAACCGCGAAACGGGCCGCGCCTACGTGGACAGCATTCTCAGCCGGGGGGGCAGCGCAGACCCCGCCGCGCTCTACCGCGAGTTCATGGGCCGTGACCCCGACGCCGACGCCCTGCTGCGCCGCAGTGGCCTGCTGTAA
- a CDS encoding stage V sporulation protein S: MQPPVPEILKVSADSRPHSVAGAIAALLRSQGRVEVQAIGPAAVNQAVKALAIARGYLTEDGLDLSTQPAFVKLEVEQEERTAIKLGVYAYRLTDVQ; the protein is encoded by the coding sequence TTGCAACCCCCTGTCCCCGAAATCCTGAAAGTCTCTGCCGATTCGCGTCCTCATTCGGTGGCCGGTGCCATCGCCGCGCTGCTGCGCTCGCAGGGGCGGGTGGAGGTGCAGGCCATCGGCCCGGCGGCGGTCAACCAGGCGGTCAAGGCGCTCGCCATCGCACGGGGCTACCTCACCGAGGACGGCCTCGACCTCAGCACCCAGCCGGCCTTCGTCAAACTCGAAGTCGAGCAGGAGGAGCGCACCGCCATCAAGCTCGGGGTCTACGCCTACCGCCTGACGGACGTACAGTAA
- a CDS encoding ABC transporter substrate-binding protein — protein MKVALLSLLTLTLAASAQSQQAKELRLGVFPNVTHAAGLVAINKGLIQKELGSGVKLVVREFANGSQVNEALAAGAIDASYVGPGPVMNAFMRGVPVQVYAGAANAGAVLVGRKDSGIRNVKGLAGKKVAVPTRGSTQDISLRHLLHENGLKASDEGGNVTIVPIDPANMPAAFVGKQVDAALVQEPWGAIMEGQGAKLIVNEKGVWNGGNYTSTVLVVNTKYAAANPETVKDLLRGHLAAINLINKSNAGAQKAISDQIYAFTGKRPNSAELFKALARTKVTWDINLQTLGEYAQLNKEAGFARDVPDLNKFVDLSVVKSLAK, from the coding sequence ATGAAAGTTGCACTCCTCTCCCTTCTCACTCTGACCCTCGCCGCCAGTGCCCAGTCCCAGCAGGCCAAAGAGCTGCGGCTCGGCGTGTTTCCCAACGTGACCCACGCGGCGGGCCTGGTCGCCATCAACAAGGGCCTGATTCAAAAGGAACTCGGCAGCGGCGTGAAGCTGGTTGTCCGCGAATTTGCCAACGGCTCGCAGGTGAACGAGGCGCTGGCAGCGGGCGCCATTGACGCTTCCTACGTCGGCCCTGGCCCGGTCATGAACGCTTTCATGCGCGGCGTGCCGGTGCAGGTCTACGCGGGCGCGGCCAACGCGGGCGCGGTGCTCGTGGGCCGCAAGGACAGCGGGATTCGCAACGTGAAGGGCCTCGCCGGGAAAAAGGTCGCCGTGCCCACGCGCGGCTCGACCCAGGACATCAGCCTGCGCCACCTGCTGCACGAAAACGGCCTGAAGGCGAGCGACGAGGGCGGCAACGTGACCATCGTGCCGATTGACCCGGCCAACATGCCCGCCGCGTTCGTGGGCAAGCAGGTGGACGCCGCGCTGGTGCAGGAGCCCTGGGGCGCCATCATGGAAGGCCAGGGCGCCAAGCTCATCGTGAACGAAAAGGGCGTCTGGAACGGCGGCAACTACACCTCCACCGTACTCGTCGTGAACACCAAGTACGCCGCTGCCAACCCGGAAACCGTCAAGGACCTGCTGCGCGGGCACCTCGCCGCCATCAATCTGATCAACAAGAGCAACGCCGGGGCGCAGAAGGCGATTTCGGACCAGATTTACGCCTTTACCGGCAAGCGTCCTAACAGCGCAGAACTGTTCAAGGCGCTGGCGCGCACCAAGGTCACCTGGGACATCAACCTGCAAACACTGGGCGAGTACGCGCAGCTCAACAAGGAAGCCGGTTTTGCCCGCGACGTGCCGGACCTGAACAAGTTCGTGGACCTGAGCGTGGTCAAGTCACTGGCCAAATAA